Proteins from a single region of Aquirhabdus parva:
- a CDS encoding ABC transporter substrate-binding protein, giving the protein MLLAGLVCGLSVQSAVAEKPTNPADPAKVLRFVFIAAETGYDPAVVNDLYSSHVVYAINEGLFTYDYLARPAKLVPRTAEALPEVTDGGRTYTIRLKKGIYFTPDPAFGGKKRELTMADYVYSYERLLDPKIHSPNGWMFEGKIKGMDQLIADAKKTGKFDYDRKVEGFELIDRYTLRIHLTKPDFNLGMILAHQPAGAVAREVIEKYADGSGWVMSHPVGTGAYQLEKWVPGSRTTLVANPQYRGYIWDFKAGTDPEDQKIVAQMKGKHMPQIGRVEIYDMIEDQSRWLAFQNDEVDQFQLEGPLVPQALENGKLKPELVKKGVQLSRIVDPEQSDYYWNMKDPIVGGLTKDKIALRRAIGMAHDVKQEIQVVWNGDAVPLEYPIPPGVVGYDPNYKSSIQYDPDAANLLLDKYGYKIGPDGWRTLPDGKPLVIHYSVRAGSASQEQSEMWKKTYDKIHIHMIGDVKPFPEILKAEKQCKLQSRTNPWFADYPDGDNFMQLFYGPNTYATNNGCSIIPEYDKLYEQSQQMPAGPERDVLYHKMARILEVYMPYRMGYARYRNMLSQPRVMGYKKHPVVHGEWEFMDIDKTK; this is encoded by the coding sequence ATGCTGTTGGCTGGTTTGGTGTGTGGATTGTCAGTGCAAAGTGCTGTTGCGGAAAAACCGACGAATCCAGCCGATCCGGCAAAAGTACTGCGCTTTGTCTTTATTGCGGCTGAAACGGGATATGACCCGGCCGTGGTGAATGACTTGTATTCCTCCCATGTGGTATATGCAATCAATGAAGGGCTGTTTACCTACGATTATCTTGCACGACCTGCAAAGCTGGTTCCTCGTACTGCTGAAGCGTTGCCAGAAGTCACTGATGGCGGGCGGACGTATACCATCCGCCTAAAAAAAGGCATTTATTTCACGCCTGATCCTGCATTTGGTGGCAAGAAGCGTGAATTGACTATGGCTGATTATGTCTATTCCTATGAGCGCTTGCTGGATCCTAAAATCCATTCGCCGAACGGCTGGATGTTCGAAGGCAAAATCAAAGGCATGGATCAGTTGATTGCTGATGCCAAGAAAACCGGCAAATTTGATTATGACCGTAAAGTCGAAGGCTTTGAGCTGATTGATCGATATACCCTACGGATTCATCTTACCAAACCCGATTTTAATCTCGGGATGATTCTTGCGCATCAACCCGCAGGTGCAGTTGCTCGTGAAGTGATTGAGAAATATGCGGATGGGTCTGGCTGGGTGATGAGTCATCCCGTTGGCACGGGTGCCTATCAACTTGAGAAGTGGGTGCCTGGATCACGTACAACACTGGTTGCCAATCCGCAATATCGTGGCTATATCTGGGACTTTAAAGCAGGTACTGATCCTGAGGATCAAAAGATTGTCGCCCAAATGAAGGGTAAGCATATGCCGCAGATTGGTCGTGTCGAAATTTACGACATGATCGAAGATCAATCGCGCTGGTTGGCTTTTCAAAATGATGAAGTGGATCAGTTCCAGTTAGAAGGTCCGCTGGTGCCGCAGGCTCTTGAGAATGGCAAGTTAAAGCCAGAACTTGTTAAAAAAGGGGTGCAACTGTCGAGGATCGTCGATCCCGAACAGAGTGACTATTATTGGAATATGAAAGATCCCATCGTTGGTGGACTGACCAAAGACAAAATTGCACTCCGCCGTGCAATAGGCATGGCACATGACGTCAAACAGGAAATTCAAGTCGTATGGAATGGGGATGCTGTTCCTTTGGAATATCCGATTCCTCCAGGTGTAGTGGGGTATGACCCGAACTATAAGAGTAGTATCCAGTACGATCCTGATGCGGCAAATCTGTTGCTCGATAAATATGGTTATAAAATCGGTCCAGATGGCTGGCGAACACTCCCCGATGGTAAGCCATTGGTTATCCACTATTCCGTGCGGGCTGGCTCGGCAAGTCAAGAGCAGTCTGAAATGTGGAAAAAGACCTATGATAAAATTCATATCCATATGATCGGTGATGTCAAACCTTTCCCAGAAATTTTAAAAGCCGAAAAACAATGTAAATTGCAAAGCCGTACTAATCCTTGGTTTGCGGATTATCCTGATGGCGACAATTTTATGCAGTTATTTTACGGTCCGAATACTTATGCGACCAATAATGGCTGCTCCATCATTCCTGAATACGACAAGCTCTATGAGCAAAGCCAGCAGATGCCTGCGGGTCCAGAGCGGGATGTGCTTTATCATAAAATGGCTCGCATTCTCGAAGTCTATATGCCTTATCGAATGGGTTATGCCCGTTATCGCAATATGCTCTCTCAGCCTCGTGTTATGGGTTATAAAAAACACCCCGTCGTCCATGGCGAATGGGAGTTTATGGATATTGATAAAACCAAGTAA
- a CDS encoding ABC transporter permease, whose translation MTVYILRRLGQMIPTMLGVIVLIFFLFNWVGGDPAYILAGKMPNPDMIANIRKQLGIDQPYYVQLWIFIKQILTFNFGASWSTGESVSHIILTRLGPSLTILIPLTILQTLIAVALALAIAFVRGSLTDRMVMIACTVGMSISILVYIILFQYWFAYKWSLFPVQGWGDNFTQNLFHYSLLPILIMLVVSIAPSLRLYRTFVLDEINQDYVRTARAKGMGERRILWVHVLRNAAIPIITDVMSNLPALLIGAFLIERFFGIPGIGREVILAVERSDFPVIKAITVYVAAATMIFNLLTDLMYQAVDPRVQLK comes from the coding sequence ATGACCGTTTATATTTTACGCCGCTTGGGGCAAATGATTCCGACCATGCTTGGTGTGATCGTGTTGATCTTCTTTCTGTTTAACTGGGTGGGCGGAGACCCCGCGTATATCCTTGCAGGCAAGATGCCCAATCCGGACATGATTGCCAACATTCGTAAACAATTAGGAATTGATCAGCCGTACTATGTGCAGTTGTGGATTTTTATTAAGCAAATTCTGACCTTTAATTTTGGTGCGAGTTGGAGTACGGGCGAGTCGGTATCTCATATTATTTTGACCCGTCTAGGACCGTCACTTACGATTCTGATTCCGTTGACCATTCTCCAAACGCTGATTGCTGTTGCGTTAGCACTTGCGATTGCATTTGTACGCGGTTCCTTAACCGATCGTATGGTGATGATTGCTTGTACAGTAGGTATGTCGATCAGTATTCTGGTTTATATTATTTTGTTCCAATATTGGTTTGCGTATAAGTGGAGCTTGTTCCCTGTGCAAGGTTGGGGCGATAACTTTACTCAGAATTTATTCCATTATTCATTACTGCCGATTTTAATCATGTTGGTGGTGAGTATTGCGCCAAGCCTGCGTTTGTACCGCACGTTCGTACTCGACGAAATTAATCAGGATTATGTACGCACCGCACGTGCCAAAGGCATGGGGGAGAGACGTATTCTATGGGTTCATGTCCTGCGTAATGCTGCAATACCGATCATCACGGATGTCATGTCTAACTTGCCTGCATTGCTTATCGGTGCATTTTTGATTGAGCGCTTCTTCGGTATTCCCGGCATTGGGCGTGAAGTGATTTTGGCGGTGGAGCGCAGTGATTTTCCGGTTATTAAAGCGATTACTGTGTATGTGGCTGCAGCGACGATGATTTTTAATTTGTTGACCGACTTGATGTATCAAGCCGTCGATCCACGTGTACAACTGAAGTAA